The Leifsonia sp. ZF2019 DNA segment GACTCCTACCCGGGCACCCGGGTGCTGGTGGGGGAGATCTGGCTGCCCGACATCGACCGGTTCGCCCTGTACCTCCGCCCCGACGAGCTGCACACGGCGTTCAATTTCGACTTCCTCGCGCGGCCGTGGGATGCCCGCGAACTGCGCACCTCCATCGACGAGACGCTCGCGGCGCACGCTCCGGTCGGCGCGCCGAGCACCTGGGTGCTCTCGAACCACGACGTCACCCGGCCCGTCACGCGCTACGGGCGGGAGGACTCCTCGTTCGCCTTCGCGAAGAAGCGGTCGGGCACGCCGACCGATCTGGAGCTGGGGCGACGCCGCGCCCGCGCCGCCGCGCTGCTCACGGCGGCCCTGCCGGGATCACTGTATCTGTACCAGGGCGACGAGCTCGGGCTGCCGGAGGTCGAGGACCTGCCGCCCGACCGCCTCGAGGACCCGATGCACTTCCGCTCGGGCGGTGTGGACCCGGGGCGCGACGGCTGCCGGGTACCTCTGCCCTGGCGCGGCGCGACCGCCCCGTTCGGATTCAGCCCGGCCGGAGCGACCTCCGAGCCGTGGCTGCCCCAGCCGTCGGCCTGGGCGGCGCTCACCGTCGAGGCGCAGCAGAGCGACCCGGCGTCGATGCTCTGGCTCTATCGCCAGGCGCTGCGCATCCGGCATGAGGAGGCCGGTCTCGGCGACGGCCCCTTCGCCTGGCTGGACGCCCCTGACGGCGTGCTGGCGTTCGCGCGCGGCGACCGTTTCGCCTCCGTCACGAACCTCTCTCCGGATGCCGTCCCCCTGCCGGACAGCACCGCCATCCTGCTCAGCAGCAGCCCGCTGGTCGACGGCCTGCTGCCCTCCGACGCGACGGCCTGGCTGCGCACGCAGCCCTGACCGCCGCCGACCGCCACACCCGCACCACACTGAGTGACCCTCACCACATCACGGAAGGAAACACCGACAATGAAGTCACCACGCACGATCGCGGCCGTCACCGCGGTCGCCCTCGCCGGAGCAGGCATCCTCGCCGGCTGCTCGTCATCCGGAGGCGACGCCAACGACGGCAAGGTCCACATCACCGTCGCCAGCCTCATCCCGGGCAGCGACAAGGCCGCCTTCAAGGCGTTCGACGACCGGGTCAAGGAGTTCGAGAAGGCCAACCCCGACATCGTCGTGAAGTCGGAGGAGTACCAGTGGACGGGCCCGACGTTCGCGACGCAGCTCGCGGGCGGCACCCTCCCCGACGTCTTCAACGTGCCGTTCACCGACTCCCAGTCGCTCATCCAGGCGGGTCAGCTGGCCGACATCACGGCCGAGGTGAACAAGCTGCCCTACGCGTCGAAGTTCAACGAGAACGTGCTCGCGGTCGCCAAAGACGGCGACAAGATCTACGGGATCCCGTACGGCCCGTACGCGATGGGGCTCTCGTACAACCGCGAGATCTTCACCAAGGCAGGGCTCGACCCCGACAAGCCGCCGACGACCTGGGACGAGGTCCGCGCCGACGCCAAGACCATCTCCGAGAAGGTCCCCGGCGTCGCGGGCTACATGCAGATGACGCAGGGCAACACCGGCGGCTGGGAGCTCACCACCACCGTCTACGCGCGGGGCGGCCGCGTGGAGACCACCGAGGGCGGGAAGACGAAGGTCACGACCAACAACCCCGTCACCAAGGAAGCCCTGCAGTGGCTGAAGGACCTGCGGTGGAAGGACAACTCGGTCGGGAGCAACTTCCTGCTGGACTGGTCCGGCATCAACCAGGCGTTCGGCGCCGGGCAGATCGCGATGTACCCGTCCGGCTCCGACGTGCTCACCTCCCTTGTGCAGCAGAACGCGGTCGACCCGAAGAACTACGGGCTGACCATGCTGCCGATCGACCACAGCAACACGGACGCCGGCGTGCTCGCCGGCGGCAACGTCGCGGCCGTCAGCCCGAAGTCGACCCAGGAGCAGAAGGACGCCGCGGTCAAGTGGATCGACTTCTACTACATGCAGAAGCTGCTGAACCAGGACCAGGCCGTGGCTGACGCGAAGGTGCTGGTGAAGTCGGGCCAGCCGGTCGGTGTCCCCACCCTGCCGGTCTTCGATAAGGCGACGTACGACCAGAACATGGAGTGGATCACGGACGAGATCAACGTGCCGCAGCAGAACGTGGCTCCGTTCACGGACAAGATTTTCGACGCGAACCTGGTGCCCGAGCCGAACAAGCACACCCAGGAGCTGTACGGAGCGCTCGACACCGTCGTGCAGGCCGTGTTGACGGACCAGAACGCAGACATCGATCAGCTGCTGACGAAGGTCGACTCCGACATCCAGAAGCTCGTCGACGCCGACAAGTGACCACCCGGCCGGCCGGCGGCGCCACGTGCGTCGCCGGCCGGCCGGCTCGATCCGAGAGGGTGATCCGCGCATGACCGCGATCGACCGCACCCGCCCGGCCGCGCGCCGGGCCCGACGCACGCCCCTGACCTGGCTGCGCGGCGGCGGACTCAGCAACCTGCTGTTCCTGCTGCCGATGCTCCTGATCTTCGGCGTCTTCTCCTGGTGGCCCATCGTGCGCAGCGTGGTGATGAGCTTCCAGCACACCAATCTGGTGAGTCCGCCCGTCTGGGTGGGCTGGGACAACTTCGTCCAGGTGGTCAATGACCCGCTGTTCTGGACGGCCGTGGGGAACACCGCCTGGTTCGCGCTGCTCGCGCTCGTCCTGGGCTACCCCATCCCCTTGATCGCAGCGGTGCTGATGAGCGAGGTGAAGCGCGCGAAGGGACTCTACAGCGCGCTGGCCTACTTGCCGGTGGTCGTTCCGCCGGTCGTCGCCGTGCTGCTCTGGAAGTTCTTCTACGACGCGCGTCCCACGGGTGTCTTCAACACCATCCTGGGCTGGGTGGGCATCCCGCCGCAGCCGTGGATCCAGGATGCGACGCAGGCGATGCCGTCGCTGGTCGTCGAGGCGACCTGGGCGGCCGCCGGCGGCACGATCATCATCTATCTCGCCGCCATCACCGGTGTCGCTCCCGAGCTGTACGACGCCGCCGAGGTCGACGGCGCGAGCATCTGGCGCAAGATCTGGCACGTGACGCTGCCCCAGCTCCGGGGCGTGCTGCTGATCACCCTGATCCTGCAGATCATCGGCACGGCCCAGGTCTTCCTGGAGCCGTTCCTGTTCACCAGCGGCGGCCCGGTCAACTCGACCGTGACGATCCTGCTGCTGATCTACCGCTACGCGTTCCAGAACTCCCTCGGCGGCGACTACGGCGCCGCGACGGCGCTCAGCCTCATGCTCGCCGCGTTCCTGGCCGTCCTGTCCCTCGTGTACTTCCGCCTCACCAAGTCCTGGAGCCAGAATTGAGCACGTCCACCCAGCTTCCGCCCGAGGTCACGACGGTCGTGACCGCCGTCGTCGAGGAAGGCGCGAGCCCGGAGGCGCCCCGGCGTCGTCGGCGCCGAGGTCGGCCGCAGGAGGAGGGCGACCGCGGCATCCTCTCGATCTCCGACCGCCGTCGCCCCGGCGTGCGATGGACGTCGCGAGTCGTCAACGCCGTGCTCCTCGTGCTCCTGATCGTGGTCGGTCTCGGGCCGCTGCTCTGGCTCGCCAAGTCGGCCATCACCCCCACGGCGGACACCCTCAAGACCCCGATGGCGCTGTTCCCGAACGGCGTCGACTGGGCCAACCTGTCGACCGCGTGGTCCACCGTGCACATCGATGTCCAGTTCGTGAACACGATCTGGGTCGCTGCCGGGTCGTGGGCCGCGCAGATCCTCGTCGCCACCACCGCCGGCTACGCGCTGAGCGTGCTGCGGCCGAGGTACGGGAAAGTGCTCTACGGCCTCATCCTCACGACGCTGTTCGTGCCGTCGGTCGTGCTGCTGGTGCCGCTGTACCTGACCATCCTGAACCCGCCGCTGCTCGGCCAGTCGCTCATCAACACCTTCTGGGCGGTCTGGCTCCCGGCGGGGGCGAGCGCGTTCAACGTGGTCCTCGTGAAGCGGTTCTTCGACAACCTGCCGCGCGAGGTGTTCGAGGCGGCGCGGACCGACGGGGCGGGGCCGTTCCGCCTGTTCTGGTCGATCGTGCTGCCGATGTCCAAGCCGATCCTCGGCGTGGTCTCGGTGTTCGCGATCATCGCGGCGTGGAAGGACTACCTCTGGCCCCTCCTCGTGCTGCGCGATCCGGCCCTCCAGCCCCTCTCGGTGCGCCTGCCCACCCTGCAGGCGGCGATCCAGCTGGACGTGTACCTCGCGGCGCTCGCGATCTCGACCCTCATCCCGATCGTGCTGTTCCTGGTGTTCCAGGGACTCTTCCTGCGCAGCGCCGGGCTCGGAGGCGCCGTCAAGGGGTGAGGGCTAGCATCGTCTGATGCGGACGACGAGGCGGTGGGCGACGGCAGGCGTCGCGGCCGCGCTCGCGGTGACGGCCGCCGGCCTCGTGGGCTGCACCGCACCTGGTCCCGCTCGCCCTGCCGCCTCCGCTCCGCATGCTCCGGTCCGTGACTCGGCGACGCCGTCGCCGGCCCCGACCCGCGATCCCGCGGAGGCGTTCGCGGACCAGCGGCTGGCGAACATGACGCTCCGCCAGAAGGTCGCCAGCCTCTTCATGCTCCACGCTGGAGGGACGGACGGTGCGGCGCTGCGTGGCTTCTCCGATCGGTACGGGCTGGGCGGGCTGATCCTGATGGGCGACAACATCCCGGCGTCGCCGGAGGCGCTGGCCGGCCAGACGGCTGCGATGCGGGCATCCGACCCGACGATGCCGCCGCTCATCGGCATCGATGAGGAGGGCGGCGACGTCACGCGGCTCCCGTGGGACGGCCAGCCCGGCGGGGAGGAGCTGCGCGGCGGGAGCCCGGACGCGACACGTGCTGCGTTCTCCGCCCGGGCGGCCCTGCTGAAGCAGGCGGGCGTGAGCCTCAACTTCGGTGTGGTCGCGGACATGACGGCCGATCCGTCCTCGTTCATCTCCGACCGCGTGCTCGGGACCGACCCGGCCGGCGCGGCCGACCGCGTCGCGGCGGCGGTGGCGGGGGAGCGCGGCAGCGTGCTGAGCACCCTCAAGCACTTCCCGGGCCACGGGGAGACCGACGCCGACTCGCATCTCACCGTTCCGACGACCACGGTCTCGCGGGCGCAGTGGGAGGCCAGGGATCTGCCGCCGTTCCGCGCGGGGGTGGATGCGGGGGCCGAGGTCGTGATGTTCGGACATCTCGTCTACAGCCAGGTCGACGCCGCTCCCGCGTCCCTCTCGCCGACCTGGCACCGCATCCTGCGAGACGAGGTGGGGTTCCACGGCATCACGATCACCGACGATCTGCGGATGCTGCAGGACACGGGACTCCCGCAGTACCAGGACGCCGGGGCGAACGCGGTCGCGGCGATCGCCGCGGGCAACACGATGGTGCTCATGGTGCAGGGCGCCGACACCGATCCCGCTGCTCTGATCGACGCGGTCGTCGCCGCGGTCGGGGACGGTCGGATCCCGGTCGAGCAGATCGACGCGGACGCACGCGCGCTGATCGTCCTGCGTCATTCGATGACGAAGGAAGAGTGACGCGTCAACTTTTTTGGCAGAATCGGAATAGACCGACGATACATACGCTTGCATGTACTCGAGCGGGGCGAAGCATCGTCCGCCCGCTCCGCAAGCGAGACCACCGATTCTCAAGGAGATCACCGCATGACCATCGACATCCCCGGCTACAAGGCGGGCACCTGGACCATCGACCCCGTGCACAGCGAAGTCGGCTTCAGCATCCGTCACCTCATGATCAGCAAGGTCAAGGGCACGTTCGAGAACTTCGACGCGACCTTCGTGACCGCCGAGAACCCGCTCGAGTCGACCGTCACGGCGAAGGCCGAGGTCGCGTCCGTCAACACCAAGAACCCCGACCGCGACGCGCACCTGCGCACCGGCGACTTCTTCCTCGCCGAGGAGTACCCGACCATCGACTTCGTGTCGACCGGTGTGCGCCACGAGGACGGCGACTTCCTCGTCGACGGCGACCTGACGATCAAGGGCGTGACCAAGCCGGTCACGTTCGAGTTCGACTTCGGCGGCTTCGGCCAGGACCCGTACGGCAACTACAAGGCCGGCGCGACCGCGAAGACGAAGATCAACCGCGAGGACTTCGGCCTCACCTACAACGCGGCGCTCGAGACCGGTGGCGTGCTCCTCGGAGAGGACGTCACCATCACGCTCGAGCTGCAGGCGGTCCTCCAGCAGGCCTGACCTCTCCCGCGCGGAACGGAACCGCCGAGCACGCAGATCCTCTGCGTCCTCGGCGGTTCTTCGTGTTTCGGGGAGGCGAAGACTCGGCACGAATGCGGGGAACCCGCCCGTCGCTCTCGCGACGTTCGTGACGAATCGCGCGGTGTCAGTGGCCGATGAGGGGGCCGAGCGCGCGGGCGATGAGGGAGGCGCGGCCGGTGAGGGACTCCTCCAGGTCGGCGCCCTCCATCGCCAGGAGGCCGGCGTTGGCGCCCGCGAAACGGAGCGGCTCGGGCTCCCAGGGTCGTGAGCGGTGGCCCACCCAGGGAAGGCCTGTCAGGGCGGTGGCCCGCCCGGCGATGAGGTCGGCGAGTGTGCGGCCCGCGAGATTGGTGGTGCTCAGTCCGTCGCCGACATAGCCGCCCGCCCAGGCCTCCTTGCGCGCGGCGTCGAGGCCGACGCCGGCGTGCCAGTCACGCGGGACGCCGAGCGGACCGCCCCAGTGGTGGGTGATGCGCGCGCCCGCGGCATCGGGAAAGAGGTCGAAGAGGGTGCGCACCAGGTGGTCGCGCACCGTCTGCGAGCGGTCGTACGCCGGATGGACGGCGCTGCCCAGGTGGTAGCGTGCCCCGCGCCCGCCGAACGCGAACCGATCGTCCGCGGTGCGCTGTCCGTAGACGATGAGGTTACGGAAGTCGGTGAACGTCTGCCCGTGCGCGATCCCGATGCGGTCCCACGTCTCCTCGGAGAGCGGCTCGGTGGCGATCATGAGCGAGTAGAGCGGAAGGATGCGGCGGCCGACCTGCGGCACCTGGGAGCCGTAGCCCTCCGTCGCGTTCACGACGACTCCCGCCCGGACCGTGCGCTCCGCGCCGCCCGAGCGGGTCTGGACGACGCCGTCGCGCCACGAGAGCACTTCGGTTCCCTCGGCGATGGTCGCCCCCGCCTCCTCCACGACACGCGCCAGCCCCCGGACGAGCTTGCCGGGGTGGACGCGCGCGCAGTCGGGCGTGTACGTGGCGGCGACCGCGTCGGGGACACCGAATCGCTCGCGCACGGTCGCCGTGCCCCACAGCGCCACCCGGTCGACGCCGAAGCGCTCCGATTCGGCGAACTCCGCGCGCGCGGCGTCCAGTTGCGGACGGGAGCGGGCGAAGGTCACCGTGCCGCCGCGGCGGTAGTCGCAGTCGATGCCCTCGACGTCGGTCACGCGACCGACCTCGTGCACCGTGTCGATCATCGCGCGGCGCTGCGCGACGGCGGCGTCGAAGCCGTAACGCGCCTCCAGTTTCGTCGCCGACCACGGGAAGAGTGCCGAGCACCATCCGCCGTTGCGGCCGGATGCGCCGAACCCGGCGACCTCCTTCTCGAGCAGGACCACCCGCAGGGCCGGGTCGGAGCGCAGCAGGTAGTACGCGGTCCAGAGCCCG contains these protein-coding regions:
- a CDS encoding NAD(P)/FAD-dependent oxidoreductase, whose amino-acid sequence is MDYRSTGFWFDSIADTEGGFAPRPGLTADVEADVAIVGAGLTGLWTAYYLLRSDPALRVVLLEKEVAGFGASGRNGGWCSALFPWSATKLEARYGFDAAVAQRRAMIDTVHEVGRVTDVEGIDCDYRRGGTVTFARSRPQLDAARAEFAESERFGVDRVALWGTATVRERFGVPDAVAATYTPDCARVHPGKLVRGLARVVEEAGATIAEGTEVLSWRDGVVQTRSGGAERTVRAGVVVNATEGYGSQVPQVGRRILPLYSLMIATEPLSEETWDRIGIAHGQTFTDFRNLIVYGQRTADDRFAFGGRGARYHLGSAVHPAYDRSQTVRDHLVRTLFDLFPDAAGARITHHWGGPLGVPRDWHAGVGLDAARKEAWAGGYVGDGLSTTNLAGRTLADLIAGRATALTGLPWVGHRSRPWEPEPLRFAGANAGLLAMEGADLEESLTGRASLIARALGPLIGH
- a CDS encoding YceI family protein — protein: MTIDIPGYKAGTWTIDPVHSEVGFSIRHLMISKVKGTFENFDATFVTAENPLESTVTAKAEVASVNTKNPDRDAHLRTGDFFLAEEYPTIDFVSTGVRHEDGDFLVDGDLTIKGVTKPVTFEFDFGGFGQDPYGNYKAGATAKTKINREDFGLTYNAALETGGVLLGEDVTITLELQAVLQQA
- a CDS encoding glycoside hydrolase family 3 N-terminal domain-containing protein → MRTTRRWATAGVAAALAVTAAGLVGCTAPGPARPAASAPHAPVRDSATPSPAPTRDPAEAFADQRLANMTLRQKVASLFMLHAGGTDGAALRGFSDRYGLGGLILMGDNIPASPEALAGQTAAMRASDPTMPPLIGIDEEGGDVTRLPWDGQPGGEELRGGSPDATRAAFSARAALLKQAGVSLNFGVVADMTADPSSFISDRVLGTDPAGAADRVAAAVAGERGSVLSTLKHFPGHGETDADSHLTVPTTTVSRAQWEARDLPPFRAGVDAGAEVVMFGHLVYSQVDAAPASLSPTWHRILRDEVGFHGITITDDLRMLQDTGLPQYQDAGANAVAAIAAGNTMVLMVQGADTDPAALIDAVVAAVGDGRIPVEQIDADARALIVLRHSMTKEE
- a CDS encoding glycoside hydrolase family 13 protein, with product MYQIYPRSFADGDGDGVGDLAGVRQHLDHLKALGVDAIWFTPWYDSPLADGGYDVADYRRIHPAFGDLAEAEALIAEALALGIRTIVDIVPNHVSDRHPWFRAALAAGPGSPERERFWFRPGRGEHGDTMPTNWESNFSGDTWTRTSEADGTPGEWYLHLFSPEQPDLNWNHPDVRREHEDILRFWFDRGVAGVRIDSAALLVKDPALPEVPEAPGAGEHPTQDRDELHDIYRSWRAIADSYPGTRVLVGEIWLPDIDRFALYLRPDELHTAFNFDFLARPWDARELRTSIDETLAAHAPVGAPSTWVLSNHDVTRPVTRYGREDSSFAFAKKRSGTPTDLELGRRRARAAALLTAALPGSLYLYQGDELGLPEVEDLPPDRLEDPMHFRSGGVDPGRDGCRVPLPWRGATAPFGFSPAGATSEPWLPQPSAWAALTVEAQQSDPASMLWLYRQALRIRHEEAGLGDGPFAWLDAPDGVLAFARGDRFASVTNLSPDAVPLPDSTAILLSSSPLVDGLLPSDATAWLRTQP
- a CDS encoding carbohydrate ABC transporter permease; this translates as MLSISDRRRPGVRWTSRVVNAVLLVLLIVVGLGPLLWLAKSAITPTADTLKTPMALFPNGVDWANLSTAWSTVHIDVQFVNTIWVAAGSWAAQILVATTAGYALSVLRPRYGKVLYGLILTTLFVPSVVLLVPLYLTILNPPLLGQSLINTFWAVWLPAGASAFNVVLVKRFFDNLPREVFEAARTDGAGPFRLFWSIVLPMSKPILGVVSVFAIIAAWKDYLWPLLVLRDPALQPLSVRLPTLQAAIQLDVYLAALAISTLIPIVLFLVFQGLFLRSAGLGGAVKG
- a CDS encoding carbohydrate ABC transporter permease; the protein is MTAIDRTRPAARRARRTPLTWLRGGGLSNLLFLLPMLLIFGVFSWWPIVRSVVMSFQHTNLVSPPVWVGWDNFVQVVNDPLFWTAVGNTAWFALLALVLGYPIPLIAAVLMSEVKRAKGLYSALAYLPVVVPPVVAVLLWKFFYDARPTGVFNTILGWVGIPPQPWIQDATQAMPSLVVEATWAAAGGTIIIYLAAITGVAPELYDAAEVDGASIWRKIWHVTLPQLRGVLLITLILQIIGTAQVFLEPFLFTSGGPVNSTVTILLLIYRYAFQNSLGGDYGAATALSLMLAAFLAVLSLVYFRLTKSWSQN
- a CDS encoding ABC transporter substrate-binding protein, translating into MKSPRTIAAVTAVALAGAGILAGCSSSGGDANDGKVHITVASLIPGSDKAAFKAFDDRVKEFEKANPDIVVKSEEYQWTGPTFATQLAGGTLPDVFNVPFTDSQSLIQAGQLADITAEVNKLPYASKFNENVLAVAKDGDKIYGIPYGPYAMGLSYNREIFTKAGLDPDKPPTTWDEVRADAKTISEKVPGVAGYMQMTQGNTGGWELTTTVYARGGRVETTEGGKTKVTTNNPVTKEALQWLKDLRWKDNSVGSNFLLDWSGINQAFGAGQIAMYPSGSDVLTSLVQQNAVDPKNYGLTMLPIDHSNTDAGVLAGGNVAAVSPKSTQEQKDAAVKWIDFYYMQKLLNQDQAVADAKVLVKSGQPVGVPTLPVFDKATYDQNMEWITDEINVPQQNVAPFTDKIFDANLVPEPNKHTQELYGALDTVVQAVLTDQNADIDQLLTKVDSDIQKLVDADK